The window ACCTGACAAGACATGATTCCTTGAACGAGGAGCACTGCTCCACACACTAAGATCTTTTCCACCTACCCACAACATGCTTTCTTCTTTTGACACATCACAAACGGAATCCCGTCGAAGTCCCTGCAAGGACCCTTGTACCTAGGCAGAAATTAGCACCAATTCCCCCAAGGCTTAACATCCAAACCTAGAGAACCTAAAAAGAATCGGCTATAAGtagacaaagaaaaggaaggctGTAGTAAGCACTAAGCTTGAGATAATTGCTTCTGAAGCCAAGTAAATAACCCTCATTTAATAGGAACCTATGAGCAAACCCTAAAAATGCAGCACAGGTCAAGGACTGCTAATTATCAATGGACAACCCTACCCAGAGAACAAACTAACAACTTCTGCTCGCTAATCCTTGTAAGTTTTTGCCAAGAACATGCAATGTTtagtatttctcatttttatcttagAAGTGGGAGCAGTACACAACACTTTGAAAAAGTCGAAGAAATGGAGTGCCTGGTAAAGGAtatgcacacagtaggcacttgtgTTCAGTACCTGTTGAAAAGAAATTACAATTTGCAAAAAGCAGAGTtccatcttccctctttctccagcAGCCACTGCTAAAACTTGAGTTAAAAAGGACATCCTTTTCACCAAATCTCCCAATGCCATAAGTAATATATTACCATCCATATTCATACAAAAACTCCAATACTACTCTGTACACAAATTCATTCTTTCTCCTGGCTATTTATATACTACTTTCCCCCTCTGAGTTAAGACAGAAACACCCCCTGCCCCCCAGATTTCTATAAGAcctggttgggggtgggtgggtggagggaaggggagaaagtggctagatggagcagtggataaagcactggccctggattcaggagaacctgagttcaaatctgacctcagacacttgacacttactagctgtgtgaccctgggcaagtcacttaaccctcattgccccccccccaaagagagagagagaatgcacatACACTGACATACAAACCTTCCCACTAGGCTTTCAGGGTGAAATCAGCCTTCTTTTGGAGGCTGCCAGGTTACACAATTAAGATTTCAAAAGAGAGGCTGCAGGTGAAGACAAATGCTCCCTTAGAAGAGATCAAATGCAACTGTCATGCTTTACCCCCTGACGAAGGAGGGTCTGGAGGAGGCAGGCCCATGAGCAAGCATCAAATTCCAACAAGAGAACTAGAGCCCAGGCAGCAAGCCTGTTGCCCAGGCTGCCTCACAGTGTTACTCATCATTTTCCTGAAGAGCTTTTGCTGCATCATCCTTGTCCACACAGGTTGTGTGATGTGGCTGTGATCGCAGCCTTTGGAATTCCAAAATTACCTTCCtccccatgggaaaaaaaaaagtagtaaggTGGGTGCAAGAAGGGTTAACTGACCAAGGGCCCACCCTATTGGTCCTCATTAAAGTGAGAGGAGCTGCTGCACAGCAAAAACTAAACCGAGGCTCGAGGCTTGAAGCAGCGGCCCCCTGGGAAACACTTCTCATCCAAGGCAACTACCCTAACTAATTCTGTCTGGAGTCACCAGCTCCTACGGTTTTCTTGCCTTAGTTTTTGCATCCACAACACATTTCTCAATCACTCTCATCCCTCTGCTTGCAAGTCCTCACTCACCTTCTAATTCTTTTACCCGAGTTACCAATGCATGCCATCCCGTTCCAGCACAACTCCAGGCTTCCTCCTAATCCTACCCCCAAACGCTATTTGCCTTGTTTGCCCCCCATTTATTTCAATCCTGTCTCCCAAATAAGCACTCCCTCAAACCCTCACATTTCCTCCTCTCCTACCAAAACAGCTTTTACAAGCCTCATTTACAAACTTCTTATCTGCTGggcagagaagggggagagggtcCTAACCGGCCTCGATCCATCCACAATCCCCCTTTAACCCTCTCCAGCTTCTCCCCAAATCTCACTCCCAGACCTCTCTAACCTGCCCTCATCTTCACCAcccttccccattctctcttttctctctcagccctcctccatccccctttaactcttctcagatcctcccatcttccctctccccccccccttaatcTCTTCCCTCTACACCAACCCTCCTCCCTGAAGAGGTGGGTCTAATTCCCCCTCCCCTTATCCTCTCATCCCCCTCCCATCTCCAGTCAGTTCCATAAGCCCGGCTGAGCTAGGGCCAGGCCCCAGTGCCCCCAACGGCAGAATAGGGGCCCCGGCCGCTCACCAGCCCCCCTCCTCGGTCCTCGCCCTCCTCGGGCTCCACTTCGCCTCTCCCAGGCTCGAGCTGCGGCTGCGGCACCCCGGGGCTCCGCCCGCTTTTCTGCCGAGGACGGGGGTCCGGGACTACGcccggggaggggtggggggggagcggATCGGGAGCGACCCCGCGGGCTGAGGGGAGGGGACGGTAAGGGTGAGGGGATTTCCTCCCGAACCACGACAGGTGCAAGGGAGGGCTCGGGGAgcggggggaggggcggggggcgCCGCGTCGGCCTGGTCCACGAATGGAGCAGGGGCAGGGGGAGCCAGGGAAGTGGCTCCCACCCGAAAGAGCGAGCCCACGAGCGAGAGAGCCCACGGTTGGAGAAGCCAAGCAGCTCCCAGGCCAAGGGCGGAGGCGGGGCCCGCTGGCATCCCAGCTCCGAGCCCGGGAGGCGGGGACTCGCGGGGCCGACTTGGGCGGCCCTCTCCCCCAGTGCCCTGGTTACCTCCTCCTGGGAAGAGGACCGAGTTCAGCCTTGCTGCGGAGAGGGGGGCCTTCAGGAGCGGAACAAGGCAAACATCTTCAGACCTGGCCAATGTGCATGCATGCAGGCTTTACTTGTTTTAGGGGATGgcgcaatggggggggggggatcattGGAAAGTGacagtgactttttaaaaaagagagtaagtaaaacctttttaaaaagaaaagagtaatcATAGACTTTGTCACCAAACACCTTTCCGGTCCTTCCTCCTATAGACTGCCATCTTCTTGAGAACAAACCTGAGTCAGCTGTCAATAACCCCAGCGTTGAGTATCAGGGGACTGGCAAACCTATTACCTCCCAATCATTTGGGAGACAAAGACACACACCCCcctccgcccccgcccccgcagGAGCAGTCTGTGCCCTAAAGAAACTTCTATTTTACTTGCGGCACAGTCTTTTTGCGGGAGGAAGGGGGCCATGGAACAAACAACTAGCATATTAGGATAAGCCTTAGAAATCCAgggagagggggcaactagggggcgcagtggataagcaccggccctggattcaggaggacctgagttcaaatccgacctccgacacttgacactagctgtgtgaccctgggcaagtcatttaaccctcattgctctgcccccccccaaaaaaaaaagaagaaagaaagaaatccagggAGAAGTGGGGTAAGAGCACAGGGCCACAATGGGAAAAGCAAGCTagactcccttctctctcctggtCTAATTTTTGTCTAACCTTCCAGACTTGGCTCCAGTCCTATCACCTCCAAGAAGCCTTCAAGGACCAGCCCAGCTCAGTCCAAACCAGCTCCCAGTGATGACTGGCTCCCTGTGGCACTTATTGGCTATGTAATTGGCTGCACAATCAGCTATGACCTTGTGACATCTTGTATTGTTTTGAactgttatttaaatatttttactgtTACATTCaatatgaatatttatatttttacacatttaaattcagcaaatattaaaTATCTCTCACTTCAAGGTACTGTCAAAGATGCTGGGAACACAGACAAACAAAAATCTAAGAAGTGCAGGGcatattttaatttgcatgacAGTTATGAATTGTGAAGAAAGTGTTGCataaaacttaaaacactataaTGAACAAACATCAGTCAGTATTGTTGCTGTTAAGGTCCTTGAGGATGGGGACCAGGCCTTTATCATTATCTTCAATTACTTGCACAGAGttggcattcaataaatactagTTAATTGAATGATTTAACTTTTAAGTGTGAGGATCTAGACTCCTCAACTAAATATtccaagcttcttgagggtagggaccataacttgtacttcttttttttttttttaggcaatgggggttaagtgacttgcccagggtcacacagctagtaagtgtcaagtgtctgaggccggatttgaacccaggtcctcctgaatccagggccagtgctttaaccactgcgctatctagctgccccccaacttgtACTTCTAAAACCTTATAGCACCTAACACTACTGTCTTGCACAAGAAACACTGATTTGATAGGACAGGCTTTTTCCTGATTAGGAGGACTGGATAGGAAGTAGGGGAAATCAACCAAAGCCTGGTCACAAACAACATATACACTAGGTATCCctaggtaactaggtggtgcagtgtataaagctcTAGactttagtcaggaagacttcagttcttatttggcctcaaacactctcTAGCCTTGTAACccagggaaaatcacttcacctgtcTTGCCTCAAGTTTccgtacaatggggataataaaggcacatacttcctagggttgttgtgaggatcaaatgaaatatatgtaaagcactttgcaaaccttaaaaatccATACAAATGCTAGCTTAATTATTATTACATACACTAGAGtaatggtgtcaaattcaaatagaaatcagGCCACTAAACCAAACTGAAGATCCTTGTAGGCCACAtactaacttagaaaaccacatattaacataatgttttattgtgcttttatacattttgttaaatattttccaattaaatttttgTCTCTTTCCAGTGTACTGGGGAGTATTAGGGGCCACATGCTGCTTGTGTGTGGTGTGTTAGACACCTTTGTACTAGACAAATATGAATTAGGAGACTTTTAAGTAGGGACTTAGATATGTGGtcttttagagttggaaagccCATGATGATacattatctagtctaacctgttcatcatagggaaactgaggcctagagaagcaAAGTggcatgcccaaagtcacatagaaagttagtggcagaacccacgtccagtgctctttctactatgttaTCAATCTAACTAGAAATTAGAACAAATGGTATCAATTTTCTGAATAACAAATACTAATTTCCTGAACACAAATATTAATTTTGTTGACTTAAAACccaaataaaaggtttttttaagcAAACGGCTAGCAAACCAGTTCAATCCAGAACCAAACATCCctcctaaaacaaaaaaaaaagaacaaaatattctCACAActcaatccaacaaatatttattaaatctaAATCCATAGTAATAAAAGCTGACATTAAAATAACACTTTATGGtttctaaaatgctttacatCCATTGTTTACATCCACGATCTCATTCAATCCTCCagacagccctgtgaggtaggtaatagaGATagcagccccattttacagaggagggaagaagCACCAGGTATAAATGATTCAAGTAGCAAacaagtggcagagctagaattcaaactcaggtcttctaatttGTAGTCTACTGTTAATTCCACTAACCCAAACTGCCAATCTTTCATTCAGTTGTAGTACCACCTTATGAAACACGTTATTTACTCAATTCTTCCATCAAAGAACATAGTCAGCGTGCAGGGGCCTAGGTCAGGCCAGACAGAGGTGGAGTTCCGAACCTTTGGAGGGGGCACTTAGCTTAGctatgaccaaaacaaaacaatggtcttgagacaagatgtCCAGTCCTTGACACCTACTATTCAGTTGTATTTAAAGATACCTAGATACCTGGTGCCATCTACTTTGTGGACTAGTTGTGATATAATGTAATACGATGTTTTGCCCAGGGCAAGTCTAACTTTACCCTTCcgtaggaaaaaacaaaacaaaacaaaccacccCATTTCTTAGGCACTAGTTAACACTGGCAGTCCAAAGGTATGAGAACTGACAAAACAATCAGCATTGGTGCATACATTTATAAGCAAGTGAAAACGATATGTAGGGAGGGTAAATGGGTCGGACTTTGTGACTCCATTAAAACTGGGACAACTTGCTAGTGGAAGATCCAACTACCAGAAGACCTCCCCtatggtttaaaaaatttttttaaaagtaaacaatTAGTATGTACTAACATAAAGCCTTAGTCCTCTGGAAACTCACTTTAAAAAGATGAACTTAATCCTCACATAACTTGTGTGGGAGAGGAGGTTTTATTTCCATAAGGAAATCAAGTTATAGAATTATTAAGAAACTAGCAAGTAAATATTAAAATCAAGTACAGAACCTTCTTCTTCCAGAATCCAGTATCATTAGGCTACTATACTAATGTTAACTAAAAATACAGGAAGCTTCCTTCTGATTGGTTAGGGATGGCAGAGGCCTGCCACTACAGTTATCGGTATTtagtttaaaataataacaagagAGAAAcgtgtaatttttttcctttaaaatattcatcTCAGGGCCGTGGGATGTTGGGAAAATGTCTCTTAAGTCCCTAAATacaaattacttttaaaagtattgttttaggctatctcatttttttttaaggccaACTCTCTACAGTCTGAATTAAATAATTACTGAAATGTACCAGAGACAACAGTACAAATTGGAGATTCCTGGTTCTGAGCAGTAAGGAAATCtctgggattttatatttgacaaaatctgtcCCGTTGGAAGGTGCCCCTTGGGGAGAAAGTGGGGAGATTTGGGACACTGGTATAATTttgacaccccccctcccccccgccgaGCTTTTGGATTTAGGCAGGGGCGGGGGGAGTAGGGAGgcgaaggaggggggagggaaaaaagaaaagggaggtggggaatgcattgagaggggaaggaaggggaatgagGGGGGAGAACTATAGGGAAGGGGAAtcaaaagggaggggaagggaagaagaggagggaggcaaggagggagtgGAAGGGTCCCCTTCGCGTTCCTCACAGCCTTagtccccgccccgcccccacgGCTCTGGAGGGATAACGGCTGTCGCCCAGCGCGCCCACGCTCACCTCGGAGGGCTGGGCTCCCGAGCGTCAACTCGTGCAGCggctctctccccatcccccgcGGCCCGGGCGGCGGcgggagcaggagcaggagcaggagcaggagcaggagagcAGAAGCGGGCGAGCAGGTGCAGGGGAGCAGGAGCAAGGGAGCAGCAGCGGGAACAGCAGCGGGAGCAGCAGCAAGAGCAGCAGCGGCCGCCGAACACGGCGGGGGCGGGGCAGGCCGGGGCGGGGCGGGCTACCAAGCGCGCGGCCCTATGGGGAGAGCTCcgtgcggcggcggcggcgggcccGCCCCCGGTTCCCACGGCCCGCACGGAGCTCTGACCGCACTCTCCTGCGCCGGAACCAATCCTGAGCAGTTGCGCAGGTCCAGGCCGGGGAAGGGGCATCGGGGGTAGCCAGCGGCTGTCCCCGGGGGAGCCCGGGTGCGGGGGACCATGCGGGCCGGCAAGACCTTCCGCAAGCGCCGCGCCGACTCGGAGTCGGAGTCTGACGAGCAGGACAGTGAGGAGGTCCGGTGAGTGGGCAGCGGAGTCGGGACGGCGGAGCTGCCATTAGGAGAAGCCCTGACCCACTGCGATACCCCCGGGAAACGGCCGAGCCCCTGGTGTGGGAGGGCGGGGCCGCTTTCAGTCCCAGGAGGCCGCAGCCCAGACGGGAGGGCACCCGACCTTGACCCCGAGCCTGCGGGATTGATCTCGCACAGCCCGGTTTTTAATCTGAGTATTTGTCTCACGCGCCTCGGTGGGCGAGCGCCCCAGAGGCGATGCGGGAGCTGCGGGGAGCCAGCACCTGGTGCCTCCCCATCGAGGCTCTCCGCCATCCGCGTAGCATCGGTGCTGTCACCCGCAGTAAAatgggagctccctgaggacaggcactggttttgcctttctttgtatccctactccTTAGTACAGTGCAAGGCTCTTATtgaatgtttactatgtgcctgtTGTCTTGACTGACAGCTGTCTGTTGAATGAACGGGTATGCCTAAAGTATATGTATGACGTGTGTCCTCTTCCTTTGACAACAATTCATTCAACAGTATAAGCTTTCTTGCCGAGGTATATTAGCATATTTGATATTTATGTAGCATCTCGAGGTTTCCAGAGTACATTACACAAGTCGTCTCATTTGATCTACACAACTACCCTACGAGGTAGGCAGTAGAAACATTCTTATTCCTTTATATATAGACATAGGTACATGTTATGCTCTGCCCTAAACTacagaatatttacaaaacttcctctctctcttctgagAGAAAACAATACAGTTATTAAGtataggaaagaagggagggggatggggacaGTGAAAGGTGATAGGCACCAGAGGTGCTGAAACTTAATTTCTCAATTTTAGAATATTAATTCCTAACCTGCCTTTTTAAGCTTCCCCTAATtctctcctacacacacacacacacacacacacacacacacacacacacacactcacatatttTATGGTAAAAAACTGCTACACTTGGGGGCTGTTTTCCCTCAGCAGGTAAAGAAGCCAGATTTCCTTAACTTATCACTAATTGGAAATACAGGTACCCTTGGGGACTCAGAGGCATTGATTAGAACTCTCAATAACCAGACcccattttattttgattttttgacTGCTTAATCATTTCTCTGTTATATTCAGGTTGAAACTTGAGGAGACCAAAGAAGTTCAGAGCTTGAGGAAACGACCTAATGGGGTGAGGTAGGTCAAGCCGCCTTGGACTGGGGACCACAgtcagaagagaagaaaagtatGTCCTGGATCCCCTTTGTGTAATGCTGTAAGAAATGCACAACTACTTGAAAAAGCCCATCTTCTGTGTCTACTTCCCCTGCTTTTTCCAGATGTTTGGCAGTTAGTCAGAATAAGGAGTAGGCAGAGTAGAAAATAGAGATGCTCAgtgtttattttgcttctgttttctctgccaaggaaaatgacCTTTGCACTGAAAATGACATGATGAAAAAATTACTTATAGGGGTTGGATACTCTCTAGGGGAGTAAATGATGGTATGAGGGTTacctttgatgaattcaagtcatcatGACCAAATCATTTACATCCtttgaaggaaatggcagaaaTCTTGAGCCACTGTCAGTGATATTTGGAAATATGGAGAATGGAAGCAGTgcaaagaagactggatttggaatcacaagacctgggttcaagtgttggCTCTAattacctttgtgacctggggggagggagggaggaagggggggagtTTTGGACTAGGTTACCTCTAAATCCTGTTTTAGTTCCAAGAACTAAGAATATGCCTGTAAAGTTGAGAGTTTAGCATTAGTTTTAGTCTGGTTggttgtggattttttttaatgtgatctTTCTTAACATGCCTTTTTGGCCCCCATTATTCACATGGGTTTTTCTTCTCAGCTTGGGTAATGAATTACTGAACTGACTGCTTTATGTTTTCCTGTCTTTGAGTTGTACCCACCATTTTTCCCCTCAGCGCTGTAGCCCTCCTGGTTGGGGAGAAAGTACAGGAAGAGACAACTCTAGTGGTGAGTTTTGCTGACATCTCTTGTGAATGCCTTCATATTTGGCTAGCAAGGATGACCCTGAAAGATTAGCAAGTTTTAAAAGTGTGATTTATAGTTCAGTAAAGCACAGTTGTTTAATGAGCAGAACTGAAGTAGATTGTCCTCCAGAGGGGTTATCTATCCTatatcaaccaacatttattgatACCTAACCTATTCAGGGTCCTGAATGTTAGGGGCTAGCACCCAATACTattcctaacacatagtaagtgcttaatatcttttttggggggtgggggtggggcaatgagggttaagtgacttgcccaaggtcaaacagctagtaagtgtcaagtgtctgaggctgaatttgaactcaagtcctcctgaatccaaggccagtgcatcatccactgtgccaactagccgcCCCTCTTAATGACTTTTTGATAATTAAACTATGGGTGATAAAAACATGAATGATCTTTGTCCTTCACAGAGCTTATAAACCATATTtgctttttcattattatcatcattcttATTTGGCAGGATGATCCCTTTAAGATCAAGACGGGTGGAATGGTGGACATGAAGAAACTTAAGGAGAGAAACAAGGACAGGTTGGtggaaaacatttttagaaagtgTTGAGAACAGTGTCTCTCTTTGTGCATATACTCAATCTTGATTGCTCACAGTACTAGGAAAGCTCACTTCCATCCTCAGAGAGACTGGGGGAAAGAGCAGCTGTGAAAGAATAATTTACAAAATGTTCtttgatgtgtttttttaaaaatgggcttagtagattttttttccccaaggcaaCATTAAAGGTACCATAGCTCTGTCTCCATTTAGGATTAATGAAGAGGAAGACCTCAACTTAGGCACCTCATTTTCAGCAGAAACCAACCGAAGGGACGAAGATGCTGACATgtaagtgtttttgttttctagGGTATGAACAGATAGTTCTTTCATTGTGGGTTCTAAATCCTATTTCCTAGCAGAACCAAGGGAAATTTTTGGAACTTCTAGAAGGCttcagaattattttcctttttctgtcttccAATCTCCCACCCCTTCCCATCTATCTCACAGTTCCTGAAGGTCCTCTCAATATACTTTCCTCTTTTGCTGGACCAGCAATGGGGCTGTGGCTCAGAGCAGAGCTCATATGCTACCTGCTGTCTCTTGGTATGTTCTAGGATGAAATACATTGAGACTGAgctaaagaagaggaaaggaattgtGGAAAACGAGGAGCAGAAGGTGAAGTTGAAGAATGCTGAAGACTGTCtctatgagctccctgagagcatcCGAGTCTCCTCAGCCAAGAAAACAGAAGAGATGCTGTCCAACCAGATGCTGAGCGGTATCCCTGAGGTGGACTTAGGCATCGAGTATGTTTTATTCTCTGACTTTATTCATTCAGTAAATAGAAATTCaatagaaataattcatttattaGAAATAATAGGCATAATAGCTGGGATAAATAGGTCCTTAAGATTTGgaaagtgtggggcagctaggtggcacagtggatagagcactggccctggaatcaggaggacctgagttcaaatctggcctcagacacttaacacttactagctgtgtgaccctgggcaagtcacttaaccccaattgcctcatcaaaaaaaaattaaattaaatttaaaaaagatttggaaagtgctttacaaaacacatttcatttgatccttacaacaaccctattttatttttattttcattttacaggtgagagaaCTGAAGTAGataggttcaatgacttgcctgatGTCGaacagctaatgtgtctgagacaggatatgaactcaggccttcttgacttcaagtctagtactttatacactgtgcaACCTGGTTGACTAGTTTACATTAAGTAGAATTTAAGGGAAGTGTTGCTGAAACTTTTGCACTAAggcaaaaatcaaaagtaaacatAATGTCCCTGGTTCAGCCAATGATACTTCAAGAATAGCAAATGTAACTGGGGAGGGCTGACAAGGACTCTGGACCAGTAGCCTAAACAGATTGTGGTTTGGAGAAGTG is drawn from Dromiciops gliroides isolate mDroGli1 chromosome 2, mDroGli1.pri, whole genome shotgun sequence and contains these coding sequences:
- the C2H9orf78 gene encoding telomere length and silencing protein 1 homolog; translated protein: MRAGKTFRKRRADSESESDEQDSEEVRLKLEETKEVQSLRKRPNGVSAVALLVGEKVQEETTLVDDPFKIKTGGMVDMKKLKERNKDRINEEEDLNLGTSFSAETNRRDEDADMMKYIETELKKRKGIVENEEQKVKLKNAEDCLYELPESIRVSSAKKTEEMLSNQMLSGIPEVDLGIDAKIKNIISTEDAKARLLAEQQNKKKDSETSFVPTNMAVNYVQHNRFYHEELNAPVRRHKEEPKTRPLRVGDTEKPEPERSPPNRKRPPNEKATDDYHYEKFKKMNRRY